The DNA sequence CCTGCAGGCGGCGCAACAACGTGTCGAACTCACCGTCGGTGATGACGGGAGCGTCTTTCACGTAGTAGCGGAACTGGTGGTCACGCACCTCCTCGGCCAGCTGCGACCACTGCTCTCTGGCCGCAGAAGGAGTCGGCTCCGCGGGCGTCTGCTCACTGATGTCTGCACTGTTGGCCACCCCTCGAAGATAGTCCAGAGGGCTGACACCGAAACCGGACTCGCGGGGTTCGACTCGTCAGTATGGACTTCCGCTGTAGAGCCCCCGCAGGGCTCTAGCGGCCGATCGATCGCAGGTAGTCCCCCACCGTGACCACAGCCTGCGGGTTCCTGGGGCCCTCCACCAAGGCGGCGTAGGGCAGCGCGAGGATGTGTCCCTCTCGAACCGCGGTCGAGCCCGACATCAACGGGTGCGATTCGAGCTGACGGATCTTCGCGGCAACGGAATCGGACGGTCCCGCCCCGTAGTCGACGATGAGGATGACCTCGGGATCACGCTGGGCGGCGGCCTCCCACGAGGTGGTGGTCCACGAGTCGTTCAGGTCATCGAAGATGTTGCGGCCACCGGCCTCGGTGATGATCTGTTGTGGTGCAGCGGTTCTGCCCGAGGTGAAGGGTTCAGGGGCGGCACTGTCGAAGAGGAAGACCCTGGCCGAATCACGGTCTCGCGGCACAGCCGCGTTCACACCGCGCAAGACGTTCCGGTACTCCTCCACCAGGTTGTCCGCACGCTCGCGGACCCCGAAGATGTCACCGAGGTTCTCCAAGTCGGCATAGAGCGCATCGAACGGCGACATGATTCCTCGGCGCGTTGTTCCGGGCTGTCGACATGCCTCGGTGAGTTGGTACGGGACGGCGCCGATCTGCTTGATCCAGTCCGGTGTCAGGCCGGTCGACTCCCGGAAGCCGTAATTCCACCCGGCGAAGACGAAATCGGGGTCGGCCGCCTGCACGATCTCCCGGGTGAATGCCTCCCCCAGTTCGGGGGTCGATTCGAAATCCGCCTTCCAAGGCGAGGTCTGCACGTCACGTTCTTTGCCGGGATAGGTGGTGTACCCGACGAGCCGGTCGGCCAGTCCGAGCGAGAACATCATCTCGGTGATGCCGGTGTCATTGGTCACCACCCGAGTCGGCACTCCGGAAACCGTCAGTGGTGCACCGCAATTCGTCACCGTCACCGTGGGGCCGCCGGACGGGGTCTTCGGCTCCACGTCGGCGCCACACGCGCTGACTGCCACCGCCATCACGATCATCGCAAGGGCACAGCGATTTCGGTACATTCAGCTCTCCTCGTGGTGAAGGGCGTGGGGTGTGCAATTCGGCACTGGTTTGTGCCCGTCGGAGACGGCCCTGTTGAGACCGTCAAAGATGATCTGGGGAACGCCGAGGCGGGGATGGGCGACGATGTGGCAGCCGATCGAGAACCACCGGTTGATCACGGTTTCGGTGAAGACCTCGTGAGGGGTTCCGGCACACACCACCGCGCCGTCGACGAGCACGAGGACACGGTCGCAGTACTGCGCGGCCAAGTTCAGATCGTGCAATGCCGCTATCACCGTGATGCCCAACCCTTTTGCCGCACCGAGCACGCCGTGTTGATGTTGCACGTCGAGATGGTTGGTCGGTTCGTCGAGCACGAGCACCTGTGGCTCCTGGGCCAGAGCACGGGCGATCAGGACGCGCTGCTTCTCGCCGCCGGACAGAGAGGAGAACAATCGCGAGCGCAGATCCCCGGCATCGGCCTTGTCCATCGCCTCCCCGATGGCCTCGTCTTCGGCGGCACGGTCGCGGGCGACGATCCCGCTGTGTGGCAGTCGCCCGGTGGCGACCACCTCGCGCGCTGTGAAGTCGAAATGCAAGGTGTTGTCTTGGGTCAACGCGGCCACTTGACGGGCATTCTCGCGCATGCTGATGGCACGAATGTCGCGCTCACCCACCACGATATGACCGTCGGACGGCTTCAACGCCCGATACAGACAGCGCAGCGTCGTGGATTTGCCGCTGCCGTTGGGCCCGACGATCCCGACGAACTGACCCGCCTCGACGGTCAGGTTCATGTCGCCCACCACCAGACGGCCGCCGATCTCGACGTCCACGTGATCGAACTGCACGCGCATCAGATCTGCACCATCGATGCATCACGGCGTTTCATCAAGAACACGAACACCGGTACCCCGACTGCCGCGGTGATCGCCCCCAGTGGCAGTTCCTGTGGCGGAACCACCGTGCGTGACAACAGGTCGGCAGAAACGAGGAAGACGGCGCCGAGCAAGGGCGTCACGATGATGAGTCGCCGGTGATCGGCGCCGACCAGCAGTCGCGCCACGTGTGGGACGACCAGACCGACGAATCCGACCGCGCCACAGACGGACACGAAACAACCCGTCATGGCGGCCGCGATGACGAACAGGAAGATCCTGAACCGCGACGCGTTCAGTCCCAGTGCGGCACTGACCTCGTCGCCCATCGACAACGCGTTCAGGCGTCGCGCACACAGGGCGATGGACACCATTCCCACCGCGGCGACGACCACCACCAGCGGAACCATGCCCCAGCTGACGCCCGACAGGCTTCCAAGGAGCCAGAACATCACGCTGCGCGCACCGTCACCTTGCGGTGCCATGAAGATCAGCACGGTGGTGACCGCCGAGAAACCGTATCCGAGCGCGGTTCCCGTCAACACGAGCCGCAAAGGCACCAATCCGGCTGCCGATCTCGCCATCAGATAAACGAGGGCGGTGGCACCGAGGGCGCCCAGGAACGCTGCGGTACTCAGCGCGTAGATACCCAGCGCACCGAAAGTGCCGAACAGCACAACTGCTGTCGCGCCCACAGATGCTCCCGAGGAGATCCCGAGGACATACGGGTCTGCCAATGCGTTGCGTACCATCGCCTGAACGAGTAGACCCACAGCACTGAGTCCGGCGCCGACGAACACTGCCACGATCAGTCGCGGCATTCTGGAATCGACCACTATCCGGTAGTTGGGCACGTCGTCTGCGGATATTGCGCCTCCGACCAACTCGGCCCAGAGGAACGAGGTGGTGTCGCGCCAGGGAACGTGAACGGTACCGAACATGAGGGCCATCACCGACACAGCGACCAGCGCGGAACACAACCCGACCACCAACGCAGTCACCGAATGAGGGCGCATCGCCGCACTTTCCGCTGTACCGGATGCCGACCGACCCGTACGCATGCGTCAGCGAATGAAGGCGCGCGCGAGCACACCATCACCGCGTCAACCGTGTCCCTCGGAGTCGACGGGCGACCACGCCGGCGGCGCGGTCACGTTGGCAGGTCTTCGGACTCGTGGACATGACACCGTACGTTCGGTGTCTCCTACCGGCGGTCGCTTCCCAGGCTCACACCCAGTGCTGGTGACCGCGTTCGTTTCCACTCACCGCTGCGGGGCAGTTCCGGATCTTCACCGGATTCCCTCTTACGATCCGCCGGTCTATGACCGACGGAAACCAACGCCCGGTCAACCTAACATTTCACCGGCACCCGAACAGACACCGGTTCTAGACTGTCGCCATGCCCCACCCGATCATGTACTCCGAGGACGACCCGGTCCTGATTCGACTGCGCACCATTGCACTCGCGTTCCCGGATGCGACGGAGAAGATCGCACACGGTCGCCCGACGTTCCGCGGCGGGAAGATGTTCGGCATGTACGGCGGCGGGGTCAAAGGCGGACCGCAGTTCGAGCAATCGCTGCTGTTCAAAGTGGAGCAGACCGAACGCGTTGCACTGGAACAAGACTCGCGATTCTTCTATCCGGCGTACGTGGGACCGTACGGATGGATGGGGATCGACCTGTCGGCACGGCCGGACTGGACGGAGGTGGCCGAACTACTCGATGCCAGCTACCGCTCTGTCGCGACAAAGAAGCTGATCGCCCGGCTCGACGCCGGCGAGCGCCCCGCCGAACTGACCTGACGTCATCGCTCGGTTGCTGCGCCGTGGCCGAACTCATCACCGTCCTCGGTGGGCTGGGGGCCCGCATCGTCACGGCCATGGCACGGGAGCGGCCAGATGAAGGTGCGGCCCTGCATCGCGGTCCGAACCCGCGTCGGTCTCGCGCAAATCCGTGCGCGGCAGGCAAAGTTGTCCATACCTCATCAGAGGCTGCGCAGGCGATGAATGTTCCCGACCGACCGGGCCGGGTCGCTATACCGCGGTCGGGTCGGCGCGCAAACCGGCCGCCGCTGTGGTGCACAGCGAGAGCGCCGTCTTCGCCCAGGCGGCATCGGCACCGGCCAGACCGCACGCGGGACTGATCACCACCTGCTCCGCCAGGACCTTCCTGGAGAGCCCGATTCGGTCGGTCAGGGCGGCGCACGACGCGGCCACCTGTTCTGCGGCGAGTTCGGTTGCGGGGGCAGCTGTCGGCACGGCGCCCAGGATGACGTCCCGACCCTCGTCGAGCAGCTGACCGATACCGTCGAGATCCGCCGTGCGGATCTGGGCGAGATCCACACTGACCGCGGCGAATTTGGCGCGCTCCAACAGCTCCCACGAAATATTCGTTGAGCAGTCGTGCATCACCACCGGCCTGCCGACGACATCGATGAAGCCGTCGTACTTCTCGGCGAGCACAGCGACGGGTACGGGCCTGATGATGTCGAAACGGGTGAGCGGCTCCACCGAGCCCTCGATCACCCGCCCGATCATCGGCTCGTCGATCTGGACGATCACCTGAGCTCCGGTGCGGCGACGGACCTCGTCGGCATGTACTCGCAGGCCCTCGGCCATCGAATCCACGAGATCCGACCACGCCCCGACATCGTGCAGGATCTTGTGACCGTTGCGCAGTTCCACCGACGCGGCCAATGTGAACGGGCCGCACGCCTGCAGCTTGACGAAACGGTCGGTCGCGGCCATCCCGGCCCGCTCCCAGGCCTCTTCGAAGGCGTCGAGGTCGGCGTTCAGAAAGTCGCGCGCGCGGCGGGTCAATCCGGATTTGCGTGCCGACAGGCGGTAGCCGGAGGCCACGGTGTCCATCGGCATGTCCACCAGCAGGGCAGCCGACCGCCCGATCGTGTCGGCCCCGA is a window from the Williamsia sp. DF01-3 genome containing:
- a CDS encoding vitamin-B12 independent methionine synthase produces the protein MTVLPSGTGTGVGSMPGTDPIESAGISLGECELAFLPELPQRGLGADTIGRSAALLVDMPMDTVASGYRLSARKSGLTRRARDFLNADLDAFEEAWERAGMAATDRFVKLQACGPFTLAASVELRNGHKILHDVGAWSDLVDSMAEGLRVHADEVRRRTGAQVIVQIDEPMIGRVIEGSVEPLTRFDIIRPVPVAVLAEKYDGFIDVVGRPVVMHDCSTNISWELLERAKFAAVSVDLAQIRTADLDGIGQLLDEGRDVILGAVPTAAPATELAAEQVAASCAALTDRIGLSRKVLAEQVVISPACGLAGADAAWAKTALSLCTTAAAGLRADPTAV
- a CDS encoding ABC transporter substrate-binding protein, which translates into the protein MYRNRCALAMIVMAVAVSACGADVEPKTPSGGPTVTVTNCGAPLTVSGVPTRVVTNDTGITEMMFSLGLADRLVGYTTYPGKERDVQTSPWKADFESTPELGEAFTREIVQAADPDFVFAGWNYGFRESTGLTPDWIKQIGAVPYQLTEACRQPGTTRRGIMSPFDALYADLENLGDIFGVRERADNLVEEYRNVLRGVNAAVPRDRDSARVFLFDSAAPEPFTSGRTAAPQQIITEAGGRNIFDDLNDSWTTTSWEAAAQRDPEVILIVDYGAGPSDSVAAKIRQLESHPLMSGSTAVREGHILALPYAALVEGPRNPQAVVTVGDYLRSIGR
- a CDS encoding iron ABC transporter permease; translation: MRPHSVTALVVGLCSALVAVSVMALMFGTVHVPWRDTTSFLWAELVGGAISADDVPNYRIVVDSRMPRLIVAVFVGAGLSAVGLLVQAMVRNALADPYVLGISSGASVGATAVVLFGTFGALGIYALSTAAFLGALGATALVYLMARSAAGLVPLRLVLTGTALGYGFSAVTTVLIFMAPQGDGARSVMFWLLGSLSGVSWGMVPLVVVVAAVGMVSIALCARRLNALSMGDEVSAALGLNASRFRIFLFVIAAAMTGCFVSVCGAVGFVGLVVPHVARLLVGADHRRLIIVTPLLGAVFLVSADLLSRTVVPPQELPLGAITAAVGVPVFVFLMKRRDASMVQI
- a CDS encoding MmcQ/YjbR family DNA-binding protein, with translation MPHPIMYSEDDPVLIRLRTIALAFPDATEKIAHGRPTFRGGKMFGMYGGGVKGGPQFEQSLLFKVEQTERVALEQDSRFFYPAYVGPYGWMGIDLSARPDWTEVAELLDASYRSVATKKLIARLDAGERPAELT
- a CDS encoding ABC transporter ATP-binding protein; the encoded protein is MRVQFDHVDVEIGGRLVVGDMNLTVEAGQFVGIVGPNGSGKSTTLRCLYRALKPSDGHIVVGERDIRAISMRENARQVAALTQDNTLHFDFTAREVVATGRLPHSGIVARDRAAEDEAIGEAMDKADAGDLRSRLFSSLSGGEKQRVLIARALAQEPQVLVLDEPTNHLDVQHQHGVLGAAKGLGITVIAALHDLNLAAQYCDRVLVLVDGAVVCAGTPHEVFTETVINRWFSIGCHIVAHPRLGVPQIIFDGLNRAVSDGHKPVPNCTPHALHHEES